A region from the Spiroplasma taiwanense CT-1 genome encodes:
- the cmk gene encoding (d)CMP kinase codes for MLKKINIAVDGTAGSGKSSVMNEVAKVLKMNFIDTGVIYRAFTKFCVKNNINFFEPKEIESQIDLFSYKYINENEILVNGEDYGPYIFDYDVVENIKYIAQNVKVREYMVNLQRQMVIEKNNIVIGRDITTVVLPDAELKIYFDCSVEARAKRRFEQNIKNNILPNVYEDILRQIKQRDDFDKNRSTGPLKIDKGAWILDTSNLTFEESMKVILNKIEQI; via the coding sequence ATGTTAAAAAAAATTAATATTGCCGTGGATGGAACTGCAGGAAGTGGTAAAAGTTCTGTAATGAATGAAGTTGCTAAAGTATTAAAAATGAATTTTATAGATACAGGTGTTATTTATAGAGCATTTACAAAATTTTGTGTTAAAAATAATATTAATTTTTTTGAACCTAAAGAAATTGAATCTCAAATTGATTTATTTAGTTATAAATATATAAATGAAAATGAAATTTTAGTTAATGGAGAAGATTATGGACCATACATTTTTGATTATGATGTTGTAGAAAATATAAAGTATATTGCTCAAAATGTAAAAGTAAGAGAATATATGGTAAATTTACAAAGACAAATGGTAATAGAAAAAAATAATATTGTAATTGGCCGAGATATAACAACTGTTGTTTTACCCGATGCTGAATTAAAAATATATTTTGATTGTTCAGTTGAAGCAAGAGCAAAAAGAAGATTTGAACAAAATATCAAGAATAATATCTTACCCAATGTATATGAAGATATTTTAAGACAAATTAAGCAAAGAGATGATTTTGACAAAAATAGAAGTACTGGTCCACTTAAAATAGATAAAGGAGCTTGAATTTTAGATACAAGTAATTTAACTTTTGAAGAATCAATGAAAGTAATTTTAAATAAAATAGAGCAAATT